The genomic window CCAAGTTTCCCTGGGCTATTCCCCACTGAAGGGCATGTAATTCACATGTTACTCACCCGTGCGCCACTAAACCAGAATTGTATTACTACTCAACTGATCCCGTGCGACTTGCATGTCTTAAACACGCCGCCAGCGTTCGTTCTGAGCCAGAATCAAACTCTCCGTAAAAATGATCTGATCTTTCAGATGCCGTCGCCGGCACCCGCGATTCAAATCGGGGTTGTTGACTTCAAGAGCCAACTTCCGCGCACTGTTTCGATATTGAAACCAGATGCGCAGCGCACAATTTAATCTTTTTCCTCTTCCCAGCGATATCATAGTCTGCTTACGACCGCCTTGCTTGAAGCGTCGGAATCCTTCGCAGGACTTGAATCCTTCGCAGGATCCACCGGTTCACTTTCTCACTTGGCACGATTACCGCTGAGCCATACTGTCAAAGAGCTTGTTTCGAGGGGACTAAAAAGCCGATCGGGTGGTTTGCACCGCGATCGACCGTCTGTCTCTCGGTCGCCCTCCGTCGTGGCGACGGGGAGACCCTAGATTGACCGGCCGCCCCCGGTCAATCCATTTCGTGATCATTTTTATTCCTTTTCTTGCCACAGAATTCCAATTGACTGAAATTCAGGCAATTCGATCAGCAAAGCGTTCGAAAAAAATTTGATTCAACGCCTCTTAATGCACGATTCGGGCCGATATTCGGGCATAATGCGATTCGAAATTGGTAACAGAGTGGTCACTATCCCCTATTCTCAGCGAGGTCTTTCCCAAATCAGGCGTTGCGGGTGGGTTGTCGCAGCCGGAATGTCACCCGGAAGCCTCCGGCAGAGGGAAGAGAGGCGGCACAATCACCACCGCACGCTTGGATCGCAGTCCTTACAATGGCGAGACCGAGTCCGCTGCCGCCGGTATCCCGGCTCCGCGAAACGTCAGGCCGGTAAAATGGCTCAAACAACCGGGACAGCTCTTCTGGAGAAACCCCCGGACCGTCGTCGGTGATGGATACCTCCACAAACTCCCCGCGTTCAACCGCTTCAATGGTGATGCGCGCCTGTTCTCCCGCATGGATCCTGGCATTCCTGACAAGATTGCCCACAGCGCGGGTAAGGAGTGTGGGATCCGCAACCACCTGTAGTTCAGGAGAAACGCTTATCTGCAAGGGATTCACCCCACCTTCCCTCGCGGCGACCTCACGTACGAGCGGTTCCAACGAAACCACCTTCTGCTGCGGTGTGCGGTTCCCGGCGCGGGAAAATGCGAGAACCTCTTCCACCAATGTCGCCAGCTCTTGAGCGTCAGCCTCGATCGATGACAAATGCCGCTGATCCACGTCTGCCAGCTTCATTTCGAGAATTCCCAATCCTGTCCGCAAGCGGGCGAGAGGAGCACAAAGCTCATGCGCGGCATCTCCGAGAAAACGCTTTTGGCCGGAAATCAAGTGATCCAGACGCCCCGCCATGACTTCGATCGCCTGGCCGAGCTTCCCCAACTCGTCCCCTCCCCGCCGCGGCAGGGTGATTTGGAATTGGCCTGCCGCGATCCGGTCCGCGGCAAGTGTCAACTTTCCGATATAGCGCGTGATGCCCCAGACAAATGGAGCCCAAAACGCCAGGCTCAATGCCAGCACCGCCAATCCCCCCCACAGCCAAGGCCTGAATTCGAAAAACATCCCCTCCCCATCCAGCCGTTCGGACCGGACCAGGAGCAATTGCGGACCACCGCGAAGCGCTACCTGCACTCCTGCCCAGTAGCCGTTTCCTTTTTCACCCCGCGCGAGAAAAATCGGCCGGCTGACAGGGAAGGACGTGGGAGGGTCCTCCCGCGGCATCATCTCCTCATCCTCCCTCGGTGGCGGGCCGAAATCGTCCGGAAAATCATGATCCGGAGGAGGTCTCCGTCCGTGTGGTGGTGGCGGACGCCGATGCCCCTCTCCCCTGGGAGGCGGCATGGTCCGGATTTTCTCCATCACGTTCCGAGGAATTTCCGAAGGGGTCCAGTCATCCAGGAGCCGCGCCACCACCTTCTTCTCGCTCGCCAGCGAATCAATCACACCACGCCATTCATCCCTCGGGAGCCCGTGAACCCCCTCGCGCGCCTCGTCTCCGAAATCCCGCAACCGCTCGCCCGCCGCGCCGCTCAGAAGCGAATCCAAACCCATTCCCAACTGCCACCCGACAAAACCCACGAACGCCAGCGCCAGAATCCCCAGATGCAGCAAGAGCCACACGAGCACCTTCGTCATCAGGGAAACATGGAAGCGCGTTTTCATCATCAAGCGAAATCACCCACCTCGGGTTCGTGCAGTGAATAACCGATGCCGCGGATCGTCCGGATGAACCGTGGATTCTTCGCGTCATCACCCAGTTTTTTCCGCAAGGAAGAGACGTGCACATCGATCGAGCGATCATAGACATCAAAGCGCCTTTCCGACACCTCCTCGATCAACCGTTCCCGTGTTTTCACCCGGCCCTTCGATTTCAGAAGTGCGGTCAGGATGGCAAACTCCAATGCCGTCAGATCCAAGACCTGCTCACCGAGAACCACCGTGTGCGTTTCCTCACACAACCGCAGGGCACCCGCGCACAGCTCCACGGGCAGGTCGTTTCCAGGCCTCACCCGAGCCCGCCGTGTCACGGCGCGGAGCCTTGCGAGCAGTTCGCGCGAGGAAAATGTCTTCGGCAGATAATCATCCGCACCCAGCTCCAACCCGACGATACGGTCCGCCTCATCGCCCAATGCCGTCAACATCAGCACCGGCACGTCGGACTTTTTCCGCAGCTCGCGCAACACTCCGAAGCCATCCATTCCCGGCATCATCACATCCAGAATCACCGCTTCATAAGGAAAGGCCAGCGCCTCCGCCAATCCCTCCGGGCCGGTGTGGCGCAGTTCCACCTCATAACCCATCGGCATGAGATAGTCCCGGATCAATCCCGCCAACTTGCGATCATCATCCACCACCAACAGACGGCGATTTCCTGAAACTTCCAGCATTGGAAATCTCTTAGCAGACCCACTCCGCCTCCGCCCACAGGATTTACATGAATTTTACACTTTCGGGCGGATCTCCACACACTTCGTTTACACACGAGCTGTTTCATCAGCATCGTTCCCACTGGAGCGTCACTCAATAAACCATATGAAGACCATCCGCATCCAGCTCCTGCTTGCTCTTGCCGCAGGATTCACCGCCACGGCCCAGCCGCCGCAACAAAAGCAGCAGGGCGACCGCCGTCCGCCACCATCACCCATCATCGGCGCCCTCGATACCGATCACGATCACACGCTCTCGGCTGAGGAAATCGCAGCCGCCGCCACCTCTCTCGCCACGCTGGACAAAGACGGCGACGGGGCCATCACACGTGAGGAACTCCCCGCGCCGCCGCCACCACCACGCGAGGGCAAGTCCCGCGACGAGGAAGGCAAAAAGACCGGCAAGCCCGACCGGAAGCCGCCTGCTCCACCCGCGCCACCGATCATCGCAACACTCGATGTGGATCACGACGGCATCATCTCCGCAGAGGAAATCAAAGCCGCTCCAGAAGCACTCAAGACGCTGGATAAAAACGACGACGGCCAACTGACTCCTGAAGAACTCCACCCCAAGGGAGGGGGCCGTCCGCCACGCGGAGAGCGTCCACAAGCTCCCCCACCGGAAGAGGCTGAGGAGCCATAATTTCCCCGGACTCCCCCGACCCGGCATGGCAGTCTCTGCCGTGCCGGGATTTTTTATTGTCCACCGGAGATCCCGGATCCGCCGATCCAAAGGAGAGATGGAAATCCCCCTCTCCACCGCAGAGTAAGCAGTGCCAGTGCCATGGGCCGGCTCCGTCCGCTCCCCATTCCGGGTCCTCCTTCAAACGTCGTCCCAAAACCCGTGGATCTTATCGATCTCACGCCGGTCCTTCTTCGTCGGCCGCCCCCCCGCCGCCTCTTGTTTCGCAATCTGCCATTGCTTGAGAGCTTCGTAGACGTCGGGAGCGGTCAGATCCTCGTAGCATATTTGGGCTTCGGGAGCACCCACCCGTTTCGCGATGACCCCCTTCACGGAAATTTTTCTGATGCCCGGGCCCTCCACGAACGGGATTTCCAACAAGTCCCCCACCTGCACGGGAGACGCCGGCTTCAGGGGATGTCCGTTGCGCTTCAGTTTTCCCGTCATGCACACATCCGCCGCGATGCCGCGGGTCTTGAAGAAGCGTGTGGCCCACAGCCATTT from Luteolibacter yonseiensis includes these protein-coding regions:
- a CDS encoding response regulator transcription factor, whose protein sequence is MLEVSGNRRLLVVDDDRKLAGLIRDYLMPMGYEVELRHTGPEGLAEALAFPYEAVILDVMMPGMDGFGVLRELRKKSDVPVLMLTALGDEADRIVGLELGADDYLPKTFSSRELLARLRAVTRRARVRPGNDLPVELCAGALRLCEETHTVVLGEQVLDLTALEFAILTALLKSKGRVKTRERLIEEVSERRFDVYDRSIDVHVSSLRKKLGDDAKNPRFIRTIRGIGYSLHEPEVGDFA
- a CDS encoding sensor histidine kinase, which gives rise to MKTRFHVSLMTKVLVWLLLHLGILALAFVGFVGWQLGMGLDSLLSGAAGERLRDFGDEAREGVHGLPRDEWRGVIDSLASEKKVVARLLDDWTPSEIPRNVMEKIRTMPPPRGEGHRRPPPPHGRRPPPDHDFPDDFGPPPREDEEMMPREDPPTSFPVSRPIFLARGEKGNGYWAGVQVALRGGPQLLLVRSERLDGEGMFFEFRPWLWGGLAVLALSLAFWAPFVWGITRYIGKLTLAADRIAAGQFQITLPRRGGDELGKLGQAIEVMAGRLDHLISGQKRFLGDAAHELCAPLARLRTGLGILEMKLADVDQRHLSSIEADAQELATLVEEVLAFSRAGNRTPQQKVVSLEPLVREVAAREGGVNPLQISVSPELQVVADPTLLTRAVGNLVRNARIHAGEQARITIEAVERGEFVEVSITDDGPGVSPEELSRLFEPFYRPDVSRSRDTGGSGLGLAIVRTAIQACGGDCAASLPSAGGFRVTFRLRQPTRNA
- a CDS encoding RNA-binding S4 domain-containing protein, with product MSDSIRADKWLWATRFFKTRGIAADVCMTGKLKRNGHPLKPASPVQVGDLLEIPFVEGPGIRKISVKGVIAKRVGAPEAQICYEDLTAPDVYEALKQWQIAKQEAAGGRPTKKDRREIDKIHGFWDDV